The stretch of DNA ACAACCGTTATGAGGAATAGGTGTTGTATCTTTTATCATAGTTACATTTAAGCCTGTCGCCTGAATGGCTCGAATGGCTGATTCGCGGCCAGCACCGGGTCCACTAACAAATATGCTGACTTCACGAAGTCCCATTTCCAGAGCTCGTTTGCTGGCTTGTTCTGCGGCTAATTGTGCGGCATAAGCCGTGCTTTTACGAGAACCGCTAAAACCTACCTGACCGGCACTGGACCAGGAAATAACATTTCCTAAATGGTCTGTTATGGATACAATCGTATTGTTAAATGTTGCCTGAATATAGGCGTTTCCGGAAGTTATCCCTAATATAACTTTTTTCTTTTTTGCTTTTGATTTACCTTTGTCTCTTTGCACGGATGATACTCCTTTTGCAAGTTATTCAATATTGATATTTATAGCAAATTTTTATTTCTTCTTAGATGCAATTCTACGGGGTCCTTTGCGTGTACGGGCATTGGTATGGGTTCGTTGCCCACGGACAGGCAATCCCTTTTTATGCCGTGTCCCACGATAACTCCCAATATCCATTAATCGCTTTATATTCGCAGCGATTTCACGACGAAGGTCTCCTTCAACTTTATAATGATTTTGGATATAGGATGAAATGGTATTTGCTTGTTCATCGGTCAAATCGCGGACACGCGTATCCGGATTAATGTTTGTATTCTTTAAAATTTCGAGTGCACGGGCAGGACCTACTCCGTAGATATATGACAATGCCACAACAACTCTTTTGTCTTTGGGTAAATCTACACCTACAACACGAGCCATTCTTTAACTCTCCTTCTTTATCCCTGTTTTTGTTTATGTTTCGGATTATCACAAATTACACGGACCTGTCCGTGTCTGCGAATAATTTTACATTTTTCACAAATCCTTTTTACTGAACTTCTCACTTTCATAATCGTTCCATTTCCTTCTTAATCGTTAGATGGACCTGATTGTTTAAACCGATATGTAATGCGACCGCGGGTAAGGTCATAAGGGGACATCTCCACCTTTACCTTATCACCGGGCAATATTCGTATAAAGTTCATTCGCATTTTCCCTGAAACATGAGCCAGTATTGTGTGTCCATTCTTCAATTGCACCTTAAACATGCAATTCGGTAAAGGCTCTACAACAACACCGTCAATTTCTATGGGTTTTTCTTTCATACTATTTTTATCTCAAAACCTCTAATTATTGCGTTGTCCCCATATAAGTTTTTCATTATATGAAAGGATTTCTCCTTTATCTGCACGGACAACAATGCTATGTTCGAAATGGGCACTGGGTAAACCATCACGGGTTACCGCTGTCCAGCCATCGTTTAAAATACGAACGGCAGATGTTCCCATATTCACCATCGGTTCTATTGCAAGTATCATGCCTTGTCTAAGTCGCACACCGGGTTTGCCGGTATCGAAGTTCGGAATTTGTAAGGGTTCGTGCATCTCCGTGCCGATACCATGTCCTACAAAATCACGAACTACAGAGAAACCTTCTTTTTTGCATGTATCTTCAATTATTTTTCCAATATCGTTTATTGTATTTCCTTCTTTAGCAACACAAATGGCTCTTGACAAAGCCAAATCTGTGGTCTCAATCAGTTTCTTTCGTTGAGCATCAATATCACCACAAGGCAATGTAACTGCTGCATCGCCATAGTAGCCACAATAACATGTTCCGACATCAATACTCACAATTTCTCCTTCTTTTAATACTCTTTTGCCGGGTATCCCATGGACAACTTCATCTTCGATAGATATACATGTTGCCGCAGGATAGCCTCGATAGCCTTTGAACGATGGGATAGCCCCTCGTTCGCGTATCATTTCTTCGGCAATTTTATCTAAATCTTTTGTTGTTATTCCCGGTCTGATGTGCTCTGCCAAAGTCGCCAAGACTTCAGCAACTATTTGGTTTGCAGTGCGGAGTAATTCTATCTCCCATTCAGAGCGAATTACCACCATACCGCATTTTTTCACCTTTATAGAATTAAGATTATGTATTATAACAACTTACAAAATTAAATTCAACATAAAAAATATTTATTTTTTAATTAAAAACTTCTGCGAGAACGAATTCGTCCTGCTTTTCCACTAAATCCATCGTAATGTCTCATTAACAAATGCTGTTCTATCTGCTTAATTGTATCTAATGCAACACCGACTAAAATCAATAAACTGGTTCCTCCAAAGAATTGGACAACTGTCCAATCGGGAACTTTGATAAAGAAATACACCGCCTCGGGAAGTAACGCAATGATAGCAAGGAATATAGAACCTGCAAGGGTTATGCGTGTCATAATATGGTTTAGGTATTCGGCTGTGGCTTTGCCCGGTCGAACACCGACAATAACACCACCATATTTTTTCATATTGTCTGCAATTTCTACGGGATTAAATGTAATCGCTGTATAGAAAAAGGAAAAGAAAATAATCAGCCCACCATAGCAAATAGCATATCCAATGTTCCCCGGATAAAACAGTTGACGAATAATCTGTTCTATAATAGGAATGCGTATTGTATCACCTAAATACGCAGGAAGAGAAAGTATG from Candidatus Hydrogenedens sp. encodes:
- the map gene encoding type I methionyl aminopeptidase produces the protein MVVIRSEWEIELLRTANQIVAEVLATLAEHIRPGITTKDLDKIAEEMIRERGAIPSFKGYRGYPAATCISIEDEVVHGIPGKRVLKEGEIVSIDVGTCYCGYYGDAAVTLPCGDIDAQRKKLIETTDLALSRAICVAKEGNTINDIGKIIEDTCKKEGFSVVRDFVGHGIGTEMHEPLQIPNFDTGKPGVRLRQGMILAIEPMVNMGTSAVRILNDGWTAVTRDGLPSAHFEHSIVVRADKGEILSYNEKLIWGQRNN
- the rpsK gene encoding 30S ribosomal protein S11, with protein sequence MQRDKGKSKAKKKKVILGITSGNAYIQATFNNTIVSITDHLGNVISWSSAGQVGFSGSRKSTAYAAQLAAEQASKRALEMGLREVSIFVSGPGAGRESAIRAIQATGLNVTMIKDTTPIPHNGCRPRKRRRV
- the rpsM gene encoding 30S ribosomal protein S13 produces the protein MARVVGVDLPKDKRVVVALSYIYGVGPARALEILKNTNINPDTRVRDLTDEQANTISSYIQNHYKVEGDLRREIAANIKRLMDIGSYRGTRHKKGLPVRGQRTHTNARTRKGPRRIASKKK
- the infA gene encoding translation initiation factor IF-1; its protein translation is MKEKPIEIDGVVVEPLPNCMFKVQLKNGHTILAHVSGKMRMNFIRILPGDKVKVEMSPYDLTRGRITYRFKQSGPSND
- the rpmJ gene encoding 50S ribosomal protein L36; protein product: MKVRSSVKRICEKCKIIRRHGQVRVICDNPKHKQKQG